In Deinococcus sp. Leaf326, a single genomic region encodes these proteins:
- a CDS encoding DUF2945 domain-containing protein — protein sequence MTTFKTGDRVKWNSHGGEAHGEVVRVAHEDGEVAGFHYRASKDDPRYVVRLEDGRHAAHTAEALSKA from the coding sequence ATGACGACTTTCAAGACAGGGGACCGGGTGAAGTGGAACAGCCACGGCGGCGAGGCACACGGCGAGGTGGTGCGCGTGGCCCACGAGGACGGAGAGGTCGCGGGCTTTCACTACCGCGCCAGCAAGGACGATCCGCGCTACGTGGTGCGCCTCGAAGACGGGCGCCACGCCGCCCATACCGCTGAGGCGCTCTCGAAGGCCTGA
- a CDS encoding sensor domain-containing diguanylate cyclase: protein MIRTPVPTNEAARLLDLAGYGILDTPAEANYDRIVRLAARLLGVSSAILNFVDEDRHWNKAAAGTARTELPRSDSPCAWVVSQDTPLVVPDLREDERFADLGLVRGGARMYAGTSLVTPRGHHVGTLCVFDTAPRCLGDDDLQVLQDLAALAVSELELRRHTEELGRQLGAQDLYSAGLQRELDNARTLEAVTALSNMSGTPQEITGHVAQLLGEAVGADWTALVTIQGECTYVRVVHSQSDFSPALNEILQQTDRQSSGVTATLLGAQQNVYVDHYAAHPAAVPDAAQLGLRAVAWVPLGLWEQEQDRAVLVVLRAGGEERRPWRASDRALLEAAGRSIRSAMQRHDALAAATRISRQDALTGIGNRRALEEALAAAPASDWTVTLMDLDGFKGLNDAAGHAEGDKALKVFAGALAAEFALDGRVYRLGGDEFVLLLPGLYPEDEVLERIDLAVLAVRQVAPTPLGVSTGTVTTQMGVLEELLEMADTRMYAAKRRRKDRMVEVGV, encoded by the coding sequence ATGATTCGGACACCGGTGCCCACCAACGAGGCCGCACGACTTCTGGACCTCGCGGGCTACGGCATCCTGGATACCCCGGCCGAGGCGAACTATGACCGCATCGTGCGCCTCGCCGCGCGGCTGCTGGGGGTGTCCTCGGCCATCCTGAATTTCGTGGACGAGGACCGCCACTGGAACAAGGCGGCGGCCGGCACGGCACGCACCGAGCTGCCCCGCTCCGATTCGCCCTGCGCCTGGGTGGTCTCGCAGGACACCCCTCTGGTCGTGCCCGACCTGCGGGAGGACGAGCGCTTCGCCGACCTCGGGCTGGTCCGGGGCGGCGCCCGGATGTATGCCGGTACGTCGCTGGTCACGCCGCGCGGCCACCATGTGGGAACACTATGTGTCTTTGACACGGCCCCGCGCTGCCTGGGCGACGACGACCTTCAGGTGCTTCAGGACCTCGCGGCGCTCGCGGTCAGTGAGCTGGAGCTGCGGCGCCATACCGAGGAGCTGGGCCGGCAGCTCGGCGCGCAGGACCTGTACTCTGCCGGGCTGCAGCGTGAGCTGGACAATGCCAGGACGCTCGAAGCGGTCACGGCCCTGAGCAACATGAGCGGTACCCCCCAGGAGATCACCGGGCATGTGGCGCAGCTGCTAGGTGAGGCGGTCGGAGCCGACTGGACGGCGCTGGTGACCATTCAGGGCGAGTGTACCTATGTGCGGGTGGTACATTCCCAGTCGGACTTTTCCCCGGCGCTGAACGAGATCCTCCAGCAGACCGACCGGCAGAGCAGTGGTGTGACGGCCACCCTGTTGGGCGCGCAGCAAAATGTCTATGTCGACCATTACGCCGCGCATCCCGCCGCGGTGCCGGACGCGGCGCAGCTGGGCCTGCGGGCCGTGGCCTGGGTTCCCCTGGGACTGTGGGAACAGGAGCAGGACCGGGCAGTGTTGGTGGTGCTGCGGGCCGGGGGCGAGGAGCGGCGGCCGTGGCGGGCGAGCGACCGCGCGCTACTGGAGGCCGCGGGCCGCAGCATCCGCAGCGCCATGCAGCGTCACGACGCCCTGGCCGCCGCCACCCGGATCTCCAGACAGGACGCCCTCACCGGGATCGGTAACCGGCGCGCCCTGGAAGAGGCTCTGGCCGCCGCACCCGCGAGCGACTGGACCGTCACCCTGATGGACCTCGACGGGTTCAAGGGACTCAACGACGCGGCCGGGCACGCCGAGGGCGATAAGGCGCTGAAGGTCTTCGCCGGGGCGCTGGCGGCCGAGTTCGCGCTCGACGGCCGGGTGTACCGTTTGGGGGGAGACGAGTTCGTGTTGCTGCTGCCCGGACTGTACCCCGAGGACGAGGTGCTCGAACGTATCGACCTCGCGGTGCTGGCGGTCCGGCAGGTCGCCCCCACGCCGCTCGGCGTCAGTACCGGGACGGTGACGACCCAGATGGGCGTCCTGGAAGAGCTATTGGAGATGGCCGACACCCGCATGTACGCGGCCAAACGGCGCCGTAAGGACCGGATGGTGGAGGTTGGGGTCTGA
- a CDS encoding DUF4388 domain-containing protein, protein MTRLLTILQDPARAALYAALARQAGMDVLEADGGLPALTQLERTTVSAVVCDSELPDMSGAEFAEILAETFPDGAPPLHLLSPGGEMETTPQMFRQVMRSLDRSPHLLGAPLCEEAPSQLQGQLVDFPLGDLLAWVGEMGLHGHWTVDLGTELFSPGAYLLMQGGDVTYAEYAGLSGKAAMTALMRAVEKTEHAGFRFCAVSAPLPVPRMADLQLSTSRLLLEVAVDLDHAHSAPVAHRPLS, encoded by the coding sequence ATGACCCGGCTCCTGACCATCCTGCAGGACCCCGCGCGCGCGGCCCTGTACGCCGCCCTAGCGCGGCAGGCTGGCATGGACGTGCTTGAAGCCGACGGCGGCCTGCCCGCCCTGACCCAGCTCGAACGCACGACCGTCTCGGCAGTGGTGTGCGACTCCGAACTTCCTGACATGAGCGGCGCCGAGTTCGCCGAGATCCTCGCCGAAACCTTTCCGGACGGCGCGCCCCCCCTGCACCTCCTGAGCCCAGGCGGCGAGATGGAGACCACGCCGCAGATGTTCCGGCAGGTCATGCGCTCGCTCGACCGCTCGCCGCACCTGCTGGGCGCGCCGCTGTGCGAGGAGGCGCCCTCGCAGCTCCAGGGGCAACTCGTGGATTTCCCGCTGGGCGATCTGCTCGCCTGGGTGGGCGAGATGGGCCTGCACGGCCACTGGACGGTGGACCTGGGCACCGAACTGTTCTCTCCGGGGGCCTATCTGCTTATGCAGGGCGGCGACGTGACATACGCCGAATACGCCGGGCTGAGCGGCAAGGCCGCCATGACCGCGCTCATGCGCGCCGTCGAAAAGACCGAGCACGCCGGGTTCCGGTTCTGCGCGGTGTCTGCGCCGCTGCCAGTGCCACGCATGGCCGACCTGCAACTCTCGACCTCGCGCCTGTTGCTCGAAGTCGCGGTGGACCTTGATCACGCGCACTCCGCGCCGGTAGCCCACCGGCCCCTCTCCTGA
- a CDS encoding Hpt domain-containing protein, with protein MTSFAARSPALSAELMEAFYAEAGEVLAGLRGGVAALETASPEAFAPALAPLSLLAHRLRGSAGLYGFAQFSVLCGLLERVLDARPELPTPQRSEFVALLDTVCRVLEGSLDTLRTGGDDRDLGQTFTRQGGTEQLGALLRAVPAAFTLRAPAHAVPDADTAAEEVAEGDTADELRRFVREQAEVWDYFAPEVREHLAALRTELARGEDGDLGVMFRAAHTIKGSAYMVGLNVLGDFAHGAEDLLGAVRAGDLGLNMGVRGLLEQAADLADDLLLTAEGGDPSGGAALLPRRLDHQSEGLRRMASGEAPLPPLSAAPAAPAPAAAVAAPALPDNAQRTTIRVPAGQLEGLLDQVGTAVTSRARLSNLLGRLSDLERSMSDSQQRFQRAVRDFEERHLNPDLVQREEAPMGSERPLTGQFAELEFDTYDDLNILSRSVTELSADFSEVRRNLSDTVAELQDENERLGKLLRGLRLSVNRTSRVPFTQATARLKRWSREQQDVEGSPPFDLVVEGEDIQVESSVLQRLTGPLMHLLTNAVSHGLGAAEGRLQAGKAARGQIWLRAAESGQFLEVTVADDGQGLDLDRVRDRALTGGLRSAQELGRMGDDELARLILLPGLSTAAEVGRVAGRGVGMDAVATAVRQMGGELLIQTERGVGTAFTLRLPTAQRIMDLLQVRVGGPESPEVAFALASVRALRDVPADEVVREGDERYAQFEGELVPVVDLRPLWGQPAGEVRSYRLVFLNSVIGMVAAQVGEFGELVEAGVTAPGLALGSLDYLSGLALAPSGEVRPVLEPAGLRRLSRRPQAWLRQETVAEKAPLRRLLLVDDSLSVRKLVGRMLERGGYEVHVAADGQEALDLLHLDPHFDAVVTDLEMPRLNGYELMEGLRSRFSTAALPMLVMTTRAGEKHQRLAFQLGAADYFTKPVNEPLLLRRLESLFAPQGLAAQAMASRDATLQDWA; from the coding sequence ATGACCTCCTTCGCCGCGCGCTCGCCCGCCCTGAGTGCCGAACTGATGGAGGCGTTCTATGCCGAGGCCGGCGAAGTGCTGGCCGGTCTGCGCGGGGGCGTCGCGGCGTTGGAGACGGCCTCGCCGGAGGCCTTCGCCCCCGCGCTGGCCCCCCTGAGTCTGCTGGCCCACCGCCTGCGCGGCAGCGCCGGGTTGTACGGTTTCGCGCAGTTCTCGGTGCTGTGCGGCCTGCTGGAGCGCGTCCTGGACGCCCGCCCCGAGCTGCCCACCCCGCAGCGCAGCGAATTCGTCGCTCTGCTGGACACGGTGTGCCGCGTGCTGGAAGGCAGTCTGGACACCCTGCGTACTGGGGGCGACGACCGCGACCTGGGCCAGACCTTCACCCGCCAGGGCGGCACCGAGCAACTGGGCGCCCTGCTGCGCGCGGTGCCGGCAGCCTTCACGCTGCGTGCGCCGGCCCACGCGGTGCCCGACGCCGACACCGCTGCCGAGGAAGTGGCCGAGGGCGACACGGCAGACGAACTGCGGCGCTTCGTGCGCGAGCAGGCAGAGGTCTGGGACTACTTTGCGCCGGAAGTGCGCGAGCATCTCGCGGCCCTGCGCACCGAACTCGCGCGCGGCGAGGACGGCGACCTCGGGGTCATGTTCCGTGCGGCGCACACCATCAAGGGCAGCGCCTACATGGTCGGCCTGAACGTGCTGGGCGACTTTGCCCACGGCGCAGAGGACCTGCTGGGCGCCGTGCGCGCCGGGGACCTCGGCCTGAACATGGGCGTGCGTGGACTGCTGGAACAGGCTGCCGATCTCGCCGACGATCTGCTCCTCACGGCCGAGGGCGGCGACCCCAGCGGCGGCGCGGCGCTGCTGCCCCGGCGTCTGGACCACCAGAGCGAAGGGCTGCGCCGCATGGCGAGCGGCGAGGCGCCGTTGCCCCCGCTCTCGGCGGCGCCTGCCGCTCCGGCCCCTGCTGCGGCAGTGGCGGCTCCGGCTTTGCCGGACAACGCGCAGCGCACCACCATCCGTGTGCCGGCGGGACAGCTCGAAGGCCTGCTCGACCAGGTGGGCACCGCCGTGACCTCACGCGCGCGCCTCTCGAACCTGCTGGGACGCCTGAGCGATCTCGAACGCAGCATGAGCGACAGCCAGCAGCGCTTTCAGCGCGCGGTACGCGACTTCGAGGAACGGCATCTCAACCCTGATCTCGTGCAGCGCGAAGAGGCGCCCATGGGGAGCGAGCGTCCACTGACCGGGCAGTTCGCGGAACTGGAATTCGATACCTATGACGACCTGAACATCCTCTCGCGCAGCGTGACCGAGCTGAGCGCCGACTTCTCGGAAGTGCGGCGTAACCTCAGTGATACGGTGGCCGAGTTGCAGGACGAAAACGAGCGGCTGGGCAAGCTGCTGCGTGGCCTGCGCCTCTCGGTCAACCGCACCAGCCGCGTGCCCTTCACGCAGGCCACGGCCCGCCTCAAGCGCTGGTCGCGGGAGCAGCAGGACGTGGAGGGCAGCCCGCCGTTCGACCTCGTGGTCGAGGGTGAGGACATCCAGGTCGAGAGCAGCGTGCTTCAGCGTCTCACCGGACCCCTCATGCACCTGCTGACCAACGCCGTGTCGCACGGTCTGGGCGCCGCCGAGGGCCGGTTGCAGGCCGGCAAGGCCGCGCGCGGTCAGATCTGGCTGCGCGCCGCCGAGTCCGGGCAGTTCCTGGAGGTCACGGTGGCCGACGACGGTCAGGGCCTGGACCTCGACCGCGTGCGCGACCGCGCCCTGACCGGCGGGCTGCGCTCGGCTCAGGAACTCGGTCGGATGGGTGACGACGAACTCGCGCGGTTGATTTTGCTGCCGGGGCTGTCGACCGCGGCTGAGGTCGGCCGGGTGGCCGGTCGCGGCGTGGGCATGGACGCGGTGGCGACCGCCGTGCGTCAGATGGGCGGCGAGCTGCTCATCCAGACCGAACGCGGCGTGGGCACGGCCTTCACGCTGCGGCTCCCGACCGCGCAGCGCATCATGGACCTGCTGCAGGTGCGGGTCGGCGGCCCCGAGTCGCCGGAGGTCGCCTTCGCGCTGGCCTCGGTGCGCGCGCTGCGGGACGTACCGGCCGACGAAGTGGTGCGTGAGGGCGACGAGCGCTACGCCCAGTTCGAGGGCGAGCTCGTTCCGGTCGTGGACCTGCGCCCCCTGTGGGGTCAGCCGGCGGGCGAGGTGAGGTCGTACCGTCTCGTGTTCCTGAACTCGGTGATCGGTATGGTCGCCGCGCAGGTGGGCGAATTCGGCGAACTCGTCGAGGCCGGGGTCACGGCGCCGGGGTTGGCGCTGGGCTCACTCGACTATCTCTCGGGCCTGGCCCTGGCGCCCAGCGGCGAGGTGCGCCCCGTGCTCGAACCGGCCGGACTGCGCCGCCTCTCGCGCCGCCCCCAGGCGTGGCTGCGCCAGGAGACGGTCGCCGAGAAGGCGCCGCTGCGCCGCCTGCTGCTCGTGGATGATTCGCTGAGCGTGCGCAAGCTCGTGGGCCGCATGCTCGAACGCGGCGGCTACGAGGTGCATGTGGCGGCCGACGGTCAGGAAGCGCTGGACCTGCTGCACCTCGACCCTCACTTCGACGCGGTTGTCACCGACCTGGAGATGCCGCGCCTGAACGGCTACGAGCTGATGGAGGGGCTGCGCTCGCGCTTCAGCACTGCCGCCCTGCCGATGCTCGTCATGACGACCCGTGCGGGCGAGAAGCACCAGCGACTGGCCTTCCAGCTCGGCGCGGCCGACTACTTCACCAAACCCGTCAACGAGCCGCTGCTGCTGCGGCGCCTCGAGTCACTCTTCGCCCCCCAGGGCCTCGCCGCGCAGGCGATGGCGTCGCGTGACGCGACCCTACAGGACTGGGCATGA
- a CDS encoding molybdopterin oxidoreductase family protein, whose product MRTPSPTTVRTTCPYCAVQCNFDLHLEGGLPVKVTPTKDCPVAHGTVCKKGLSALSDLRHPDRLSTPLLRRGGELVPVGWAEAMAYVREALTPLLERDPGLVGVFGSGSLTNEKTYLLGKFARVALRTGNIDYNGRYCMASASTAMNRTVGYDRGLGFPLADIGTSDLILLVGANVAETLPPIMQYLKAAKDRGGVIYAVDPRATTTTKVAGRGLNLRPGSDGVLALGLLHQMKRWGKIRPTAPAHGMAEVLGHADDYPAARVAHECGVPETEFITLAHAYADAAKPLILTGRGPEQRAQGTDTVQAFINLAFLTGHFGKPGGGYATLTGQGNGQGGREHGQKNDQLPGARSLRDPRHRTEMAALWSMAPEDLPQPGYSAQELLNACGQPTDQGGVEALIVLGSNPVVSAAGAGQVTERLRGLKHLIVIDFLPSETAQLATLVLPGSMWCEEEGTTTNLEGRVQRRRKAMTAPGAAHEDWRILCDLAAAVGRPQGFTYGSFRELQDEFFAATRGGKADYSGLSAERLDRASAQWPVKSADGPDTPYAYAPGYPTPGGLATLHVPDVRVTLGAPRSLTLITGRLGNQYQSGTQSRRNPALRAEATAQLHPDTAAEYGLKAGDPVRLRTAHGETVLPVALTPGIRPDTVFLPFHWPQTANLLTDPDTLDPHSRMPQFKGTALTLHPAGHPAGLPAPLVGVPAHIRAAAPL is encoded by the coding sequence ATGAGGACACCCTCCCCCACCACGGTCCGGACCACCTGCCCGTACTGCGCCGTGCAGTGCAATTTCGACCTGCACCTGGAAGGCGGGCTGCCGGTGAAGGTCACGCCGACCAAGGACTGCCCGGTGGCGCACGGCACGGTGTGCAAGAAGGGGCTGTCGGCCCTGAGTGACCTGCGCCATCCCGACCGCCTGAGCACGCCGCTGCTGCGTAGGGGCGGCGAACTCGTCCCGGTGGGCTGGGCCGAGGCGATGGCCTACGTGCGTGAAGCGCTGACGCCCCTACTGGAGCGCGACCCGGGGCTGGTAGGGGTGTTCGGCAGCGGCAGCCTGACCAACGAGAAGACCTATCTGCTGGGCAAGTTCGCCCGCGTGGCGCTACGTACAGGCAACATCGACTACAACGGCCGCTACTGCATGGCCTCGGCCAGCACGGCGATGAACCGCACGGTGGGCTACGACCGGGGCCTGGGGTTTCCTCTGGCGGACATCGGTACGAGCGACCTCATCTTGCTCGTAGGGGCCAACGTTGCCGAAACGCTGCCGCCGATCATGCAGTACCTCAAAGCAGCCAAGGACCGGGGCGGCGTGATCTATGCCGTCGACCCACGCGCCACGACCACCACCAAGGTCGCCGGGCGCGGTCTGAACCTGCGCCCCGGCAGCGACGGCGTGCTGGCGCTGGGGCTGCTGCACCAGATGAAGCGGTGGGGCAAGATTCGCCCGACTGCCCCAGCGCACGGCATGGCCGAGGTCCTGGGCCATGCCGACGATTACCCGGCCGCCCGCGTGGCCCACGAATGCGGCGTTCCCGAGACCGAGTTCATCACGCTGGCCCACGCCTACGCCGACGCCGCCAAACCCCTGATCCTGACCGGACGCGGCCCCGAGCAGCGCGCGCAGGGCACCGACACGGTGCAGGCCTTCATCAATCTCGCGTTCCTGACCGGGCACTTCGGCAAGCCGGGCGGCGGCTACGCCACCCTGACCGGCCAGGGCAACGGCCAGGGCGGGCGCGAGCACGGCCAGAAGAACGACCAGCTCCCCGGCGCGCGCAGCCTGCGCGACCCCCGTCACCGCACCGAGATGGCCGCGCTGTGGAGCATGGCGCCGGAAGACCTGCCGCAGCCGGGATATAGCGCCCAGGAATTGCTGAACGCCTGCGGCCAGCCCACCGATCAGGGAGGGGTCGAGGCCCTCATCGTGCTGGGCAGCAACCCGGTGGTGAGTGCGGCGGGGGCCGGGCAGGTGACCGAGCGCCTGCGGGGGCTCAAGCACCTCATCGTCATCGACTTCCTGCCCAGCGAGACCGCGCAGCTCGCCACGCTGGTCCTGCCCGGCAGCATGTGGTGCGAGGAGGAGGGCACGACCACCAACCTCGAAGGCCGGGTGCAGCGCCGCCGCAAGGCCATGACCGCGCCGGGAGCCGCCCACGAGGACTGGCGGATTCTGTGCGACCTCGCCGCCGCCGTGGGCCGGCCCCAGGGCTTTACATACGGCAGCTTCCGCGAGCTTCAGGACGAGTTCTTCGCGGCGACCAGGGGCGGCAAGGCCGATTACAGCGGCCTGAGCGCCGAGCGCCTGGACCGCGCCAGTGCCCAGTGGCCGGTGAAGTCGGCGGACGGCCCCGATACGCCTTACGCCTACGCCCCCGGTTATCCCACGCCGGGCGGGCTGGCGACACTGCACGTACCCGACGTGCGGGTCACGCTGGGCGCGCCGCGAAGCCTGACCCTGATCACCGGGCGGCTGGGCAACCAGTACCAGAGCGGCACCCAGAGCCGGCGCAACCCCGCGCTGAGAGCCGAGGCCACCGCTCAACTACACCCCGACACCGCTGCCGAGTACGGCCTGAAGGCGGGCGACCCGGTACGGCTACGCACGGCGCACGGCGAGACGGTCCTGCCGGTGGCCCTCACGCCCGGCATCCGCCCCGACACCGTATTTCTGCCCTTCCACTGGCCGCAGACCGCCAACCTCCTGACCGACCCCGACACCCTGGACCCGCACTCGCGTATGCCGCAGTTCAAGGGCACGGCCCTGACGCTGCACCCCGCCGGGCATCCGGCAGGGCTGCCCGCGCCGCTCGTCGGGGTTCCGGCCCACATCAGGGCGGCCGCGCCCCTGTAG
- a CDS encoding MFS transporter, with the protein MTHSAAAPLSADARRVVAWSTAGFTLMFAVWVMFAIVALPIRRQLGLSDAQFALLTAIPVLTGSLLRLPAGLLADRLGGKTVFLWVTFVTAGFALALAFAHSYGVILALALGVGLAGVSFAVGNAWIAQWVPAARQGLALGTFGAGNAGASITKLAAPLLVGLVPAGLLIPSGWQFVPFVFSLLLVGVGLLTARFTPADTPRQATRTLGDWLRPLAAAQVWRFGLYYVVFFGAYVALSLYLPKFYVDHYGLPLAEAGLLTALFIFPASLLRPLGGHLSDRFGPRVVTVAAFAVMLLGLLPLTRELPIAPFVLLTTVVGVGMGVGKASTYTLVAQWYPGQMGVVGGLVGLLGGLGGFVLPLTFAALAPSLGAGTAFLTLLGLTFVSALVFLASMLRLRALGRQPSLV; encoded by the coding sequence ATGACGCATTCTGCTGCCGCTCCCCTGTCCGCCGACGCCCGCCGGGTCGTCGCCTGGTCCACCGCCGGCTTCACGTTGATGTTCGCCGTATGGGTGATGTTCGCCATCGTGGCCCTGCCCATCCGCCGGCAGCTTGGTCTCAGCGACGCGCAGTTCGCCCTCCTGACGGCCATTCCGGTCCTGACAGGCTCTCTGCTACGCCTGCCCGCCGGACTGCTCGCCGACCGTCTGGGCGGCAAGACAGTGTTCCTGTGGGTCACCTTCGTCACGGCCGGCTTCGCCCTGGCCCTGGCCTTCGCACACAGCTACGGGGTCATTTTGGCCCTGGCACTGGGTGTGGGTCTCGCAGGCGTGAGCTTCGCAGTCGGCAACGCCTGGATCGCGCAGTGGGTGCCAGCCGCGCGCCAGGGCCTCGCACTGGGCACCTTCGGGGCAGGCAACGCGGGCGCCAGCATCACCAAACTGGCCGCGCCCCTGCTCGTGGGGCTGGTGCCAGCCGGACTGCTCATTCCCAGCGGCTGGCAGTTCGTGCCCTTCGTGTTCTCGCTCCTGCTGGTGGGAGTAGGGCTGCTCACGGCCCGTTTCACCCCGGCCGACACGCCGCGGCAGGCCACGCGCACGCTGGGCGACTGGCTGCGCCCGCTGGCTGCGGCGCAGGTCTGGCGCTTCGGGCTGTACTACGTGGTGTTCTTCGGGGCCTACGTCGCCCTGAGCCTGTATCTGCCCAAATTCTACGTGGACCACTACGGCCTGCCCCTGGCCGAGGCGGGGCTGCTCACGGCACTGTTCATCTTTCCGGCCAGCCTGCTGCGTCCCCTGGGCGGCCACCTCAGCGACCGGTTCGGGCCGCGCGTCGTGACGGTCGCGGCCTTCGCGGTCATGCTGCTGGGGCTGCTGCCACTGACCCGTGAACTCCCAATCGCACCTTTCGTGCTGCTCACCACCGTGGTCGGCGTGGGGATGGGGGTAGGCAAGGCCAGCACCTACACATTGGTCGCGCAGTGGTACCCCGGCCAGATGGGCGTGGTCGGCGGCCTAGTGGGGCTGCTGGGTGGCCTGGGCGGCTTCGTCCTCCCCCTCACCTTCGCGGCCTTGGCTCCCAGCCTGGGCGCCGGGACGGCCTTCCTGACGCTGCTGGGGCTGACCTTCGTCAGCGCTCTGGTATTCCTGGCGAGCATGCTGCGCCTGCGGGCGCTGGGCCGTCAGCCTTCGTTGGTCTGA
- a CDS encoding response regulator, producing the protein MPEILIVDDSVSVRKALEITFRNHALDSRSASSGEQALDMLDEAAAACDLLMVDVIMPGMSGLELCSRLKADPRSAHLPVILMSGNVDDEVRAQAREAGASGVLRKPFRSEELIPLVHEVLAAHRQAAGEKAADPMPTAPAIDNGDLGALNALLQTYEDHPQVRDVVILDRQGQPLKQTGNVLPENIQLFARFFTNTAGVLGRQMLGEDIDQVSIRYGAHQMVIHNLPGHFVVVLMGAPEGTARVVN; encoded by the coding sequence ATGCCTGAAATTCTGATCGTCGACGACAGCGTCAGCGTCCGCAAGGCGCTAGAAATCACCTTCCGCAATCACGCCCTGGACAGCCGCAGCGCCTCGAGTGGCGAGCAGGCCCTGGACATGCTCGACGAGGCGGCGGCGGCCTGTGACCTGCTGATGGTCGACGTGATCATGCCCGGCATGAGCGGCCTGGAACTGTGCAGCCGTCTCAAGGCCGATCCACGCTCGGCGCACCTGCCCGTGATCCTGATGAGTGGCAACGTGGACGACGAGGTCCGTGCGCAGGCCCGCGAAGCCGGGGCCAGCGGCGTGCTGCGTAAGCCCTTCCGCTCCGAGGAGCTCATTCCGCTCGTGCACGAGGTGCTCGCCGCTCACCGCCAGGCTGCCGGAGAAAAGGCTGCCGACCCTATGCCCACCGCGCCGGCGATCGACAATGGCGATCTGGGCGCCCTGAACGCCCTCCTGCAGACCTACGAGGACCACCCCCAGGTGCGCGACGTGGTGATTCTGGACCGCCAGGGCCAGCCCCTGAAACAGACCGGCAACGTGCTGCCTGAGAACATTCAGCTGTTCGCCCGCTTCTTCACCAATACGGCCGGGGTGCTGGGCCGCCAGATGCTCGGCGAGGACATCGACCAGGTCAGCATCCGCTACGGCGCGCACCAGATGGTCATTCACAACCTGCCGGGGCATTTCGTGGTTGTGCTGATGGGTGCTCCGGAAGGAACGGCGCGCGTCGTCAACTGA